From Branchiostoma floridae strain S238N-H82 chromosome 5, Bfl_VNyyK, whole genome shotgun sequence:
ATTATAAGTTGAAGaacttaatgataataatagaaTATGTTTCATTTTCACGTGTTTATGTATTACTGCATTATAGCATTGCAGAAACTCCAATACTCAGCATTGCTGCTGACCATGCTGTTCTCTACAGGGGAGACCATACCTGTTCACCATTATGGTTAGTCTTTCTCTGTTTGTAGGGGTTTTCTTGAATTGGAGAGAGTTACATGGTGGCTACCATTCATGGTGTACTTCAAGTACACTGGCTACTGTAGTGCTTCTAAAACTTTGTTCACCATATGGTAAGAAGGATATCCAATGTATTTGCCAAGATTCATCAATGCATGACGGTTCTGGTAGATTAACGGtacgttgtttttcaaaaaaacatgttgtaaTTTCAgtcaactactagtatgtgaaaaTGCACatagccatggaaaaaatgtatTAATTAAAGCCCCTTCCTCTGTCCCCAGAGCACCTGAGTGAGGAGTTTGTGAGCTTCCTGTTGTCTCACATAGAGGAGCCTCCAGAGGAAGATGTCCATGAACAAGTGCCTGACTTATTCCTGAACCTTATTCTAGCCTTCAACCTACACTTCTCAGGTAACCAAAGGAAAATTACAGTATTTTATGATACAAATAGATTAACAAGTAGCTTTTATTTTCTAACACTGTTAAACAATTTAATCCAACTTTGTGTATACAAAGGATCtgatttttcaatgtttcttttttcttgtttgcagACCCGAAAGATAACCTTGTGATGAAAGCCATTGCTAACAGTAGCAATGTCAGGACTTTTAGTGAGAAAATGATGCTACTGGTAAACAGAGGAGGTAAGTGTGTATCTAACTATATGTATTGAgatgtttattcatttttgcTGCATGTTCATTTGCTAATTCCTTTCCTTTAACATAGATACgcaaatgtatgtttcctatTTTGAATATGTTGCTGAATGAAATAGCATATGTTGGTTATCTGACAGGTATATTTGTACATCCTGTGCATCTGTATATGTTGCTGATTATATAAAATTATGTTATGTGTTTAGATGACCCAGTCCACATGTTTGATCATGAGCCAAGGCCTCCTAACTCCCTGCTGAAGTTCCTCGCTGATGTGTTCTCGAGTGAGGTGACCTCAGGGATCTTCTACACTAATGACATGATGGTTCTGATTGACATCATAGTGAGACAGGTGTCGGATCTCCCACCTGGAGATGAGGTGAGTTCACTGTCACTGTGGAATTACCGGAAACATTTTATGTACACTGATTGGCACAGAATATCTTAGACATTTCTTTCTGACAACTATCTGAGTGACTGTTCAGAGAGGGTCTTGAGAATTCTCATCAGAATAGTAATTATGTTTTCATATTATAGTAAttatgaaggaaaaaaaatattgttttatctGGTGTGTTCTTCCTCCAAGCAGAAAAGGTTtatggaaaaggctgggctgtgcaCCAGGCCTGGCTACCTGCTCTGTCTACTTGGACTGGCTGTCACTCAGATACAACAATTCTTAgccccaattttttttacacccacacattttggggcgagcctaatggtatggTATTGtatgcgagtagcttgacacaaaGCTAGAAGGAAAAAATTGCCTTTCTAATTGCTATCTTGATTTTCCATTTTCCTTCCCTGTAATGATCTACATGTTAAGAATAAGAACATCTCCATGCTGTTTATTGTCATATGACATCCCACTGTTTGCTTCCCCAACAGATCAGGACAGAGCACCTGTCCCTGTTCCACAGTATAGTGAAGAACACGTCGTACCGCGAGCATCGCCATCGCCATGGCGACCTGCAGCAGTGCTTCCTGGCCATCCAGAGGGAGGAAGAAAAGGAGGGAGAAGCAGACAAGTTCATCATTAGTCAGATATGGGCAGACTTTCCTGATGTCTTCTCACGGTCCGACCTGGTCTGATGAGCAAATTGGTCAACTGTGGACCTTTCACAGATCTACTTCCAGCAGAAGATGTGTGATCAAGACTCGAGGAACAAGGATTATTTATGCCGTCATAGATGTTGTGTATTGTTTCTTAACAGCACAGGAAAGTGTTATAACCGAAGTTGTTCTGTAGATGGACACTTAGCTGATGTTCCATATGAAAGCCTCAATGAggtcttgttttgtttgcaaattctctgctgctgctgctttccattattatgttttacaaaataagtCATTCTCATATTTAGTACCTACAGGTGCAACATGTTATTTGAGCCTGATGTTTGCTACTCTTGGACATAATGAATTTGTATACAATATAACTCACTACttgtcagggctctagccagctcgaaatttttttccgtcagccaattcccattgtcgcaaaaacactattcaaggagttagagagactgaactgagaccttgaaaaacgggttttaatgagattatcgtatgcgaaagggcaccgacacacattgtcaacaatcataacaatagcaaaacaaacagtgtgtggcttttacggctgtggacagcgtccccaagccagCTGTAgcttccgtcacacgcagcaaatttccgtcaattgacgtaaaaacggacgctggctagagccctgctactTGTCTGCCATTGTCAGCAAACACTCTATGATGTATTACACATGTACTAGGATATAATGAAAGGAAACCTATGATATACTGTCTATATTACCACACAGATGCTATTTAAgatattctataaaacatgacATAGACATGGTGTATAAAAAATTGATAGGTTCTATTTTGACACAGTGATCAGAATGATAACAAAACAGATATTATATACTGCACtatctttttttaaaccttAAGATTTTGCTTATCTGCAATAATATTGTGCAACATTCATTCCAGAGCATATTGTGTAATTGACAAACCCTATAAGGTCTTCTACAAGGAAAAGACTCAGTGTATATTATTCTGGCTTTAGATTATATTTGCAATATGCTATTGCTTTGTTTGTATCTGTTACAATTTCTGATAATAATGCTTACTTAGTGATTTGGGGTCTAAACTTATTTTAACTTTATTGCCTGGTACATTATTCTATTTACGTTCATACTTTTATAAAATGAGCTGCCATCTACAATTTTTGTGATGGCCAAACAGCCACTATGTGTTACACTTATAGCTTCTACAAACTATTATAAAGTACATGCAGATACATTCTTGTGATGATTTACATATGATAACAAAGAAGTTGCCAACTACATATTTCATTCAGTACAACTTTAAATCATGGCCTTACCACTGCAAGGTCATTAGAAAATAAAGACATTGGTATCATACATTCAAAGTTAACTTACTACATAATGTGCCAGTGTGTGTTTTTCCTTCATAGATCACATTTACAGACAGTTATTTTTTACCTTTCACACATGAATTCCCATTCTGCAACATTAGCAGGCATTATACAGACTGGGTCTCAAATCATTTTTCAACCTCCATGATCATTTGTAATTTGGTCCTTTTCAATTGTACTTTGTAGAAGTAATATCTaacattacaaaaatatcaatCAGGAAAACTTCAATCCTTTCTTAGCCAAATCTCTTCTTGCCTCTTCAATTTCCTGTAAGAGTGACATAAGAGAGAAATTTTGGGTAAATTAATGGATACATAGACAAATTACCAAATGATTCTACTACTACAAATTGACAACTTCCAAAACCAAAATCAGATTGAAGAACAAGGTACAAACTGTACTGCAAAATGAATGAACGAAAGAGTGGTTACCTGCTGTAGCTCTTTGGCAGCATCTTCACAGTCATTGAAGGTGGCAACTCTGTAGCCAATGGTAGCTAATGAGTAGCACTTAGAAAAGGGTAGAAAGCAGGCATTAGTAAGTGATTGCACTCATCCCTTAGCAGCTCAGAAGTATAGAGACAATTGTCAAATGGGTATACATTTAAACATATGTTTCTTGCCACAGAAGATGGACCAGTCAATTGGCTAACTGCTCAATGTGATGTCCATAAATTCAACTCTACAAGTATCCAAGAGTCGCAGACTGAATGTAATACCCTATCAAACCAGCCATGATATTTTGAGGTTGAGCTCCATAACATTCACAGCAACACATGCCAGTTGAGTTAAGAATACTTACTGCAAAACTCATGAGAAGATACATGGGTGCCTGTGGAAGGGACAGAGAATAGCAACAATGAATGTAATGTTATGCTCCtgactgtacaacaaaaacaaacttatttTGGAACCGAGGGCTGATTATCTGAAAAAGCCAGAaaacaaaagtgccaaaatttcaCTGTAAACACAGTGACATTATTTGGTACAGTATTAGCAGAGAAGCCTCAGCACATTGGGGAAACTCACCTAAGATGTTAATGTGTTCGTTGCACATAAATGCACTATCATAGCAAATGGCATGCCattgtaaaaatatcaaaaaagcTTGAGTGAAACTGAACAACAGAGATCGACCAAAATCAGTTTTGCAAACTTTTTCTGTGTTTAGtttacactttttaaaaatcaactaTGGGAAACAACAATTTCCATTTTTTATAGACTCACCACCCAGACGACCTCCTTCCACTGCGGTGTGAGTTGTGTAGGCACCAG
This genomic window contains:
- the LOC118416926 gene encoding dolichol-phosphate mannosyltransferase subunit 3-like; translation: MTKLLQWLLGVGLLLGTWACLVWDLVPTQLTPQWKEVVWVAPMYLLMSFACYSLATIGYRVATFNDCEDAAKELQQEIEEARRDLAKKGLKFS